TTGCAATAAGTTTTCTCTTGGTAATTCAGGAATGGTTAAATGAGCTCTTTCTGGTTTATCTAACTTTTGCGCTATGTCTGTGTTTTCTCTATCAAATAATTCTAAGTGTTTTGGTAATCCTACTTCTTTTTCAATGTAAATAGGTTGGTTAGAAAAATTTTTCTTGTCAGTTAATTGTATAGCTAGTTTTGCTGATCTGTTTTTTTGTGAAGTAGATAAAACTGAAACAATTTCTTCTTCATATCTTGGATTTGTATTTTTAATTTCGAAGTCATAAATACTTGTTTTATCTCAAGGATAATTTATAGCTGAAATATGGTTTTTTAACTTAATATCAATTTTTTCTTTGGTTAGTTCAAAAAATTCTTCTTCAGTTAAATCTTTGAATTTGTTGTTCTCTGTAGAACCGATAGTAAAATGAAGATCTAAAGAAGAATAAACTTTATCATTTTTTGCAGCCACTCCTCTTAGTGTGATTTCGATTTTTGAAAAATCAGTATCAGATATTTTTGCATCTTTAAGATAATAATTTACACCGTCTTCGATTGTTGGTAAATTAAAAATTAGATCTTTTTCATTGTCAGAACCAACAAATGCAATGTCATCGATTTTTCTGTTTAAGTATTTAGTTTTTTCAATGAATTTTTGATCTGTTTCTTTTTCAGGGACTAATGATTCTGTATATTTGATTTGTAGTTTAGAATTTAATATTTTTACTAATTCAAGGGTTGAGTATTTTGACTTATTTTTTACATCAAATTTAGCTGCATTTTCTGGATTTATTTGACTATCTAACTGTAAAACTTTATCTATCAGTGTTTGTTTTTCTTCATTTTTCTTGAATCCTGGAACTTGTTTTGTTACAACAAAATCTTGTTCACGTTTTCAAGGATTATTTTCAGAAGTATCAAAATATCTGATGTTTAATGGAACATCTAAAACAGAAGTGTCTCTATCATTTTCTTTTACTTGTGAATATAAAATTTCGTATGAAAAGTTTTTAATATTAAGTTTAAAGTTTTTAGGTTGGTTTTTATTAAAGTTTTCCACCGCTTTATTTAGTTCATTATTATCAATGAAAATTTCTAAATATTTGTGGGGAAGTAGATTTTGTCTAAAGTTAGAAATTAAAACTTGTGATTGATCTAGTTCTTCATTTGATACATAATTTACATTCACAAATTGTTGAAAATTGTTTTCTAAAAAGGTTCCAAGTTGATATTGAGGAATGAAAATACTATTTTCGGTATTTTTGATATCTAAAAAGTTGTTAGCTGGTGTTTGTCCTTCTGTTGGAAAGCAAGAAACAAAAGAAGAAAAAGCTAAAGTTGGTATAAGAGTCAATGCAAATGATTTTAATAATTTAATTTTTTTCATATTTTTCCATTCTTATGTAAATTTAAAACTGAGTTTTGAACTTGATGAAATTGCTAATAAAATAAGTGAAATAATAATCGGAGCTAAAACACAAATCAAAGTTCTAATTACGTTTTGTAAAGAAACATTTATAATTAGCGATTTGTTATCTTTAAAAGTAGATTTTTTTAGTGTAATAACTATAAAAATAATTAAATCTATTCAGTGTTTGAAAAAAATAAAGGTAAAGAACCCAAATCTTGCTGAAAGAATTAATAAGAAGAAAATGAAGAAAATTTCTATAATATAAATGTTGAAAATAGTGAAATTAGCAGCTCCACTGGTTCTTGGAATTACAATTAAACCTAAAGTCATTGCTGTTATAAAAAAGAGTTCTTTAAATGTAAAAACAAGTAATTTTTCTTCTTTTATAAACAAAAATTCTTTGAAATCTAATTTATTTTCTTCTTCATTTGTTTTTATTTTTTCCAAACATCTAAATAAAAAATAAAACACTAAAATAGCTAATAAAACTCCTAATAGTTGTCCGCCTAATAAATAAGCTATTCCGTTACTTAAAACAGCTCCTTTAAAATCTTTTTGTATTCCTAAAATAAATGCATCTGATATAACTAATTGAGGTAATAAAAAAGCTTTTATCGGATAGTTTGCTGCAAAACCTGCAATACCTATTGTTAAAAATAAAGTTGAGAAAAATGAAAAGGTTAATATACCGGAAAGTAAAATTAAACTTTTATTTTTCTTATTTTTAAAAAAAGAATAATAGGAAAGTAAAACGAATAAAATAAGTAAAAAACTAGCTAATATTTCAAAAATAAAGGTTTTTGAATCAAAATTTGTTTTTAACGAATCTATCTTACTCATATCTTTCCTCTTTAGTACTTCTTAAAATTATAAATTAACAAGGCAAAAAACAATAAAAAAACCTACTAAACTTTTTTTAGTAGGTCCGTAAATAAATAGTTGTAACTGCTAATAAAATTAAGTATAAATAAAGTTGTTTAGGCAATATAGTAACATAAGATTACTATACTATAAGATTTTTATAAAGTGATTTCATCTTGAATAAAAAAATAATAAAAAAACAATTTAAAATAAAAATAAAAATAAAATAGGAGGAATTATTTAATATAATCATTAAATAATTAGAAATATAATTAAAATAAAAAATCAAGATGTTAATCAAGTAATGGATTTTATTAGACTATTTATTACTTAATATTAAAACTTGAAAACCCCACCATTTTTCAAGTAGGAAGATGCCTATGCCACCCATCTTCTCCCTAGTTATATTTTACTACTTTTATTTAATTTAAAAATGTTATTTTAATATATTATAACAGTTTTTTCTGTGTTAATCAAGGTCTCATTTTTTCTTTAAAGAAATTGGATCTTTGAAGATAATGAACACCTAATGTTTGAGCAATTTCTCAGATACCACCGATGATTCAATAAATTTGTAATGATGCTTGGAATAATACACCAAAGAAGACAAAAACTATCGAAATAATTCTTTGTGTTTTTTGTTGTTTTTTCATCGTTTCTGATTCTGTTTGATTCATAATCCTGTTGGTATTTTTCTTATTTAAAATTCTCGGCAAGATTTGTTGAACAGCTTGAACTACTACAACTACTATTAAAATTGGAAGGTATTGTCATAAACCTTCAAAAAGTTTTTGATAGGAAATTGAAGCTAATTCAAGTCCTGCTCAGTAGGTTACTTTTAAGCTTGGAATACCTTGAATAACACGTCAAACAGCGATGAAAATTGGCATCGTTACAAGAACTTGAGAAAATGGTGCAAAAGGTGAAAAGTTGTTCTTTTTATAGAGATCTGCAACTTCTTGTCTATGTCTTTGTTGCATCATTTTGTTTTTCTTGTAAGGTTCATATTTAGCATCGATTTTTGCTTTTTTAGCTTGCATTTCAATTTGTTTTGATTGACCAAAAATTGTTTTAAATCTAAATATGAAAGAAATTGTTTTTGTTAAAATAACAACTACTATAATAGCAAAAATTGTTGTTCAACCATTTAATTCTCAAGTAGATTGAGATTCTGACACTCCTAAAATTATTTTAGATAATGGGAAAACAATCAAAGAATAAAAAGGTCCTAATTTTCAAGAATCAGATCAAATAACAATAGGATTATTTGGTGTATCCGATCTAAAAGCTATTCCTTCGAAATTATAATAATTATTTTCATTTAGTTTATAAGCAAAAGAATAAGTGTTTTTTACTGGATCGATTTGTGTGAATTTAGTTGGAATTAAAATTGTTTTTGCAAGCGTTGCATAATCAGTTAAAACTTGTATTGCTTCTTTTTTAATTGGGTCTGAACTATTATTTAATTCATTTTTAATTTTTTCAAAATCTACTTCATTTTTATAGGATTCTAAAGCATTAATAGAAGGAATAAGTTTTGTTTTAAACTCTTCTAGATTAATGGTTTTGTTATATAAAAATTGAATTATGTCTCTTGAAAAAGTAAAGTATTTTTCATTTGTTGGTTCAGCAGTATTGCTTACTGAATAAAAGAAATCTCCTTGATTAATCAACAAAGGATTTACTGCTAATTGAGTTTTTTGAAACTCTTCTGCATATTTATCTTTTATAAAATCAAAAAATTTAGGTGAAGGTAATTTAATATCAGTTCAATTAAATTTTTGTTGATATTTTTCTTCTTCTGAATTTAAAAATAAAAACTCTTGATTTTTATCACCTTTTGCATATTCAAAAGTACCATCATTATTATGAAACATTATTAAAGAACTATATTGTCCATAATTGTTGGAAGTGTTACCATTTGCTTCTGTTTGTTCTCTTAATTGCTTCAAAATTGAAGAATCTTTTTCAGAAATTAGGTAATTATTACTTTTTGTAGCTTTTTGAATTTTTGTTTCTGTATCTTTTACACTAGCTTCAAAAATTGTATAGTTTGGAATTATATCTTCTTTATTTTTGTAAAATTCTGTACCAGAACCTGAAGATGTTGAAGTTTTAACAACAAAAGACTGAATACACCCTGTCAGTGTTATTCCGAATATACAGAAATAAAAAATTATTTTTAAAATCTTTAATATTCTTTTAAAAATTTGTTTATTTTTATCTTCGCTTTGTTTATTTCCTTGAAAATAATCATAAGCACTAGCTCTTATTTTTTTCTGTTTCATATACTTTCTAATTCGTTTAATATATTTTTTATTTTTTGTTCTTTTGTTTTAAAATCTAAGTTTAAAAAGTTTTTTCTAGTAATTATTATTATTTGAAAATTAACTTTAAAATCTTTTTTTTCTTTTAAGTAATTTTGAACAATTACCTTGATTTGTCTTTTGTAGTGATTTCTTTTTACAGCATTTACAAATTTTTTCGGAATTGAAATTCCAAGTTCAAACTGAAAAAAATTTTTGTAGTATAAAATAAGATCTTTACTAACTATTTGTTGTTTTAAATTAATTATGTTTTGGAATTGTCAGTTTTTTCGAACTTTTTTAAAATTTAACATTATTTATCGGATACT
This Mycoplasma sp. 1654_15 DNA region includes the following protein-coding sequences:
- a CDS encoding MSC_0775 family lipoprotein → MKKIKLLKSFALTLIPTLAFSSFVSCFPTEGQTPANNFLDIKNTENSIFIPQYQLGTFLENNFQQFVNVNYVSNEELDQSQVLISNFRQNLLPHKYLEIFIDNNELNKAVENFNKNQPKNFKLNIKNFSYEILYSQVKENDRDTSVLDVPLNIRYFDTSENNPWKREQDFVVTKQVPGFKKNEEKQTLIDKVLQLDSQINPENAAKFDVKNKSKYSTLELVKILNSKLQIKYTESLVPEKETDQKFIEKTKYLNRKIDDIAFVGSDNEKDLIFNLPTIEDGVNYYLKDAKISDTDFSKIEITLRGVAAKNDKVYSSLDLHFTIGSTENNKFKDLTEEEFFELTKEKIDIKLKNHISAINYPWDKTSIYDFEIKNTNPRYEEEIVSVLSTSQKNRSAKLAIQLTDKKNFSNQPIYIEKEVGLPKHLELFDRENTDIAQKLDKPERAHLTIPELPRENLLQITNSVNQLANSFATPGGYQEFRTFYTSPQFTAALHIGEDVIVDAGMILKTFAKSKVISAYYLENNAPGTGIGAQVTLEVKVKDLDIDQKIKDNQLRNVDSLIFFFIHLDPSFLSQLGTVTTETIGTRKFQIVKDITPKTPLYLEKDQPFGKIGTTEVNGGWTPHVHMEVYPVYYEVSDSKKQEAKTFLNWDYIPTNFSTLRIADKRFSTYDKNPTTIKATGVKISQAKEVPLKFNKDGTAIRQPKTKQKNNTQTPEASKNRDYPRLIFDEFNKEQSLNPNYIFQFRTDDQSTVRLESLYSEAEDNTNK
- a CDS encoding MAG4940 family membrane protein, producing MSKIDSLKTNFDSKTFIFEILASFLLILFVLLSYYSFFKNKKNKSLILLSGILTFSFFSTLFLTIGIAGFAANYPIKAFLLPQLVISDAFILGIQKDFKGAVLSNGIAYLLGGQLLGVLLAILVFYFLFRCLEKIKTNEEENKLDFKEFLFIKEEKLLVFTFKELFFITAMTLGLIVIPRTSGAANFTIFNIYIIEIFFIFFLLILSARFGFFTFIFFKHWIDLIIFIVITLKKSTFKDNKSLIINVSLQNVIRTLICVLAPIIISLILLAISSSSKLSFKFT
- the yidC gene encoding membrane protein insertase YidC, producing the protein MKQKKIRASAYDYFQGNKQSEDKNKQIFKRILKILKIIFYFCIFGITLTGCIQSFVVKTSTSSGSGTEFYKNKEDIIPNYTIFEASVKDTETKIQKATKSNNYLISEKDSSILKQLREQTEANGNTSNNYGQYSSLIMFHNNDGTFEYAKGDKNQEFLFLNSEEEKYQQKFNWTDIKLPSPKFFDFIKDKYAEEFQKTQLAVNPLLINQGDFFYSVSNTAEPTNEKYFTFSRDIIQFLYNKTINLEEFKTKLIPSINALESYKNEVDFEKIKNELNNSSDPIKKEAIQVLTDYATLAKTILIPTKFTQIDPVKNTYSFAYKLNENNYYNFEGIAFRSDTPNNPIVIWSDSWKLGPFYSLIVFPLSKIILGVSESQSTWELNGWTTIFAIIVVVILTKTISFIFRFKTIFGQSKQIEMQAKKAKIDAKYEPYKKNKMMQQRHRQEVADLYKKNNFSPFAPFSQVLVTMPIFIAVWRVIQGIPSLKVTYWAGLELASISYQKLFEGLWQYLPILIVVVVVQAVQQILPRILNKKNTNRIMNQTESETMKKQQKTQRIISIVFVFFGVLFQASLQIYWIIGGIWEIAQTLGVHYLQRSNFFKEKMRPWLTQKKLL
- the rnpA gene encoding ribonuclease P protein component — protein: MLNFKKVRKNWQFQNIINLKQQIVSKDLILYYKNFFQFELGISIPKKFVNAVKRNHYKRQIKVIVQNYLKEKKDFKVNFQIIIITRKNFLNLDFKTKEQKIKNILNELESIWNRKK